From Myotis daubentonii chromosome 15, mMyoDau2.1, whole genome shotgun sequence, one genomic window encodes:
- the GPR32 gene encoding probable G-protein coupled receptor 32, producing MEDPSDARRPAPFGVVCPSAVALSLAYSLAILAAYLLEVASRGLVFRAAGPHLPPALSAAWFGHQAATDVAFTVLLPLAVTWTPSCWPLGAAFCHLDPGLALLTFYASGRLLARRAADRCASTLWPAWALRHRGARRAAFWAGAFWLLLLALGAWGRRGGGCGGPARPENRTSARGLPHLSSLALNQLVFGFGVPLGVLGALHVLLRAQLRLAGLTGRPPLLGLPWASGALLFLCWFPFHLLMLLRLLEAREASLGLAEVWVLLRPLGLVLAGACGCLNPLLYVCGDQAFRQRLWGTLWSCPGEGLGRRQGGLGDGDAGPNFLPGPEGGQ from the coding sequence ATGGAGGACCCTTCGGACGCTCGGCGGCCGGCACCCTTTGGAGTCGTGTGCCCCTCGGCGGTTGCCCTCTCTCTCGCCTACTCCCTGGCCATCCTGGCCGCCTACCTGCTGGAGGTGGCCAGCCGCGGCCTGGTGTTCCGAGCGGCGGGGCCCCACCTGCCTCCCGCGCTGTCCGCCGCCTGGTTCGGCCACCAGGCCGCCACCGACGTCGCCTTCACGGTCCTCCTGCCGCTGGCCGTCACCTGGACGCCGTCCTGCTGGCCCCTGGGGGCGGCCTTCTGCCACCTGGACCCCGGCCTGGCCCTGCTGACCTTCTACGCCAGCGGCCGCCTGCTGGCCCGCAGGGCCGCCGACCGCTGCGCCTCGACCCTCTGGCCGGCCTGGGCGCTGCGCCACCGGGGTGCCCGCAGGGCGGCCTTCTGGGCCGGCGCGTTCTGGCTGCTCCTGCTGGCGCTGGGGGCGtggggccggcggggcgggggctgtggGGGTCCGGCCCGGCCTGAGAACAGGACTTCGGCCAGGGGGCTGCCCCACTTGTCCAGCCTGGCGCTGAACCAGCTGGTGTTCGGCTTTGGGGTGCCCCTGGGGGTCCTGGGCGCCCTCCACGTCCTCCTGCGGGCCCAGCTGCGCCTGGCTGGGCTCACGGGGAGGCCGCCGCtgctggggctgccctgggcctcGGGGGCCCTGCTCTTCCTCTGCTGGTTCCCCTTCCACCTGCTGATGCTGCTGAGGCTGCTGGAGGCGCGAGAGGCCAGTCTGGGCCTGGCCGAGGTCTGGGTGCTGCTCAGACCCCTGGGGCTCGTCCTGGCGGGGGCCTGCGGCTGCCTCAACCCCCTGCTCTATGTGTgcggggaccaggccttcaggcAGCGGCTGTGGGGGACCCTCTGGTCCTGCCCAGGGGAGggtctggggaggaggcagggggggtTGGGCGATGGGGATGCAGGTCCAAACTTCCTGCCGGGACctgagggggggcagtga